A window of Streptomyces marispadix contains these coding sequences:
- a CDS encoding XRE family transcriptional regulator — protein sequence MAKRAHPVFTHHDELITSLLSVLVVSPYGEHMARTRNRALAAWMSEHEVTAQGLSDLVNDALRELTGRDGKTSERTVFRWLSGENQWPQAAQRAALQSVTGCPATDLGFVPRCRAPASPAQQEDPVHRRSFITATTGATAAATPLVAARPFAVGTTDVMRLRAGLDDLTVLDASKGGHEALERAALKGASSAMEKQHKAASQRIRKRLFSVAAEYTTAAAWSAVDARQLERAREHLNRALYMARLARDSIAELDVWNVFAMLARQQQRHTEAVDSGRAAQATAVARRDPLFASLAHARTAIGHANCEERQAALLSLGHAKEALNKAVKGAPRPSWIAFYGRAELLAISAIVHDRLGDPVHAEAASHQALAAIPRQFRRNRALATVQLALTQVHQRDVEQACETAGDVFALMEGDSIPGRMRSLLGDFQRDLIATAPKASATRDWIDRYRSEWSRKQ from the coding sequence ATGGCGAAGCGCGCACACCCTGTGTTCACACACCATGACGAGTTGATTACTTCTTTACTTTCCGTATTGGTTGTATCGCCTTACGGTGAGCACATGGCGCGCACCCGCAATCGAGCACTGGCCGCCTGGATGAGCGAACACGAAGTCACAGCACAGGGGCTGTCCGACCTGGTCAACGACGCATTACGAGAACTCACCGGACGGGACGGGAAGACCTCCGAGCGCACCGTGTTCCGGTGGCTCTCCGGCGAGAACCAGTGGCCGCAGGCCGCCCAACGTGCGGCGCTACAGTCCGTCACGGGATGCCCCGCGACGGACCTGGGATTCGTCCCGCGGTGCCGCGCTCCAGCATCCCCGGCACAGCAGGAGGACCCTGTGCACCGTCGCTCTTTCATCACGGCGACGACCGGCGCAACAGCCGCTGCCACGCCGCTGGTTGCTGCGCGGCCCTTCGCCGTGGGCACTACGGACGTGATGCGGCTCCGTGCCGGGCTGGACGACCTGACTGTCTTAGACGCGTCCAAGGGAGGGCACGAAGCGCTGGAACGGGCCGCGCTCAAGGGAGCGTCTAGCGCTATGGAGAAACAGCACAAGGCGGCCTCACAGCGCATCCGTAAGCGCTTGTTCAGCGTCGCGGCCGAGTACACGACGGCGGCAGCCTGGTCGGCGGTAGACGCAAGGCAGTTGGAACGCGCGAGGGAACATCTGAACAGGGCCTTGTACATGGCGAGGTTGGCTCGTGACTCGATCGCTGAACTGGACGTGTGGAATGTCTTCGCGATGCTCGCTCGCCAACAACAGCGTCACACCGAGGCAGTTGACTCCGGCCGGGCGGCGCAGGCAACAGCGGTCGCACGCCGGGACCCGCTGTTCGCCTCGCTTGCGCACGCTCGGACGGCCATCGGACACGCCAACTGCGAGGAGCGGCAAGCCGCCTTGCTTTCTCTCGGGCATGCCAAGGAAGCGTTGAACAAGGCCGTGAAAGGCGCCCCACGACCAAGTTGGATTGCCTTTTACGGACGGGCTGAACTGCTGGCGATCAGCGCGATCGTGCACGACCGTCTCGGCGATCCAGTACACGCGGAGGCGGCCTCGCACCAGGCACTGGCCGCCATTCCACGGCAGTTCCGCCGCAACCGTGCCCTCGCGACAGTGCAACTTGCGCTGACACAGGTTCATCAGCGAGATGTGGAGCAAGCGTGCGAAACCGCAGGTGACGTCTTCGCCCTCATGGAAGGCGACTCAATTCCCGGTCGGATGCGATCGCTGCTTGGCGACTTTCAGCGTGACTTGATCGCAACTGCGCCGAAGGCCTCGGCCACACGAGACTGGATCGACCGCTATCGATCCGAATGGAGCCGCAAGCAATGA
- a CDS encoding GNAT family N-acetyltransferase, whose protein sequence is MTASVLELRHFAREDLPQIRQTLIGVHNEVYAAEMDDEFNQKFPWFVDHWGGRPGFSCVIAYDSDDRPAGFAYGAPAESGREWWREHLTSEPKKTRTFAFSELMVREKWRKTGAAERLHRELMDAQDADLAVLLVDVTHPKVQALYESWGYRKVGERQPFPDSPLFAVMLANLPLT, encoded by the coding sequence ATGACTGCCAGCGTGTTGGAGCTGCGCCACTTCGCCCGCGAGGATCTGCCGCAGATCCGGCAGACGCTGATCGGCGTACACAACGAGGTCTACGCGGCGGAAATGGACGACGAATTCAACCAGAAGTTCCCCTGGTTCGTTGATCACTGGGGCGGTCGCCCCGGGTTCTCATGTGTCATCGCCTACGACAGCGACGACCGGCCCGCAGGCTTCGCGTACGGCGCACCGGCCGAGTCGGGGCGGGAGTGGTGGCGAGAGCACCTGACGTCGGAGCCGAAGAAGACGCGGACATTCGCCTTCTCCGAGTTGATGGTGCGCGAGAAGTGGCGGAAGACAGGTGCAGCCGAACGACTGCACCGGGAGTTGATGGACGCCCAGGACGCCGATCTCGCTGTTCTGCTGGTCGATGTCACGCATCCGAAAGTGCAGGCCCTGTACGAATCGTGGGGCTACCGCAAGGTGGGCGAACGCCAACCGTTCCCCGATTCCCCGTTGTTCGCCGTGATGCTGGCGAACCTCCCGCTGACATGA
- a CDS encoding circadian clock KaiB family protein — MFRAIGEVGQVTAGYAFCLYVAGQSERSSAAESNLRALAGARLPDGYEVEVVDVVARPGLAEEQRILATPTVVRLLPLPQVRVIGDLSDPPRVASALGLPDEPKDARMGKEAGDD, encoded by the coding sequence GTGTTCCGGGCGATCGGGGAGGTCGGACAGGTGACAGCGGGTTACGCGTTCTGCCTGTACGTGGCTGGGCAGTCGGAGCGGTCCAGCGCCGCCGAGTCGAATCTGCGTGCCTTGGCCGGGGCGCGGCTGCCGGACGGCTACGAGGTGGAAGTGGTGGATGTGGTGGCGCGGCCCGGGCTGGCAGAGGAGCAGCGGATTCTGGCCACGCCGACTGTGGTCAGGCTGCTGCCGCTGCCGCAGGTGCGGGTGATCGGGGACCTGTCCGATCCGCCGAGGGTCGCGTCCGCGCTGGGCCTGCCGGATGAGCCGAAGGACGCCCGGATGGGGAAGGAGGCCGGCGATGACTGA
- the kaiC gene encoding circadian clock protein KaiC translates to MTDGDAIERVPTGINGFDQVAIGGLPAGRPTLVTGTTGSGKTIFAGEFLARGIARNGQTGVFVTFEEPPEAIRRNFTSLGFPIEQWEAEGKWVFVDAAESKDEEAAVVGAYDFGALTSRIEHAVRRIDASRVVLDSLGAVFARFTDTGIVRRESYRVASSLNSLGVTSIITAERNSEYDGVSRYRVEEFVVDNVIVLRNVLFQERRRRTVEIVKLRGAPHRTGEWLFTIDPREGFVVIPLAFLGMPSAPASSTRVSSGNSGLDRMCGGGFYRDAVVLLSGPSGSGKTLTSLKFLEAGVTAGERCLGFTFDETREQMRRNASGWGIDLEAMEKRGQLEVVCDYPEVASLEDYFIRIRRAVMDFQPERLVIDTLSALERIATPRALLDLVIALGAVVREHRITTLFTSAPVSRFTPVQTPSIARELASLTDVTIALRYFQAAGMIKRTVAVVQNRGSAHDEAVRQVTIDSGGMHVGAPVTTLDEMEAVGLDAPPGPGVIGDDI, encoded by the coding sequence ATGACTGACGGCGACGCGATCGAACGGGTTCCCACTGGGATCAACGGGTTCGACCAGGTGGCGATCGGCGGGCTGCCGGCAGGCAGGCCGACCCTGGTCACCGGCACGACCGGCAGCGGTAAGACGATCTTCGCGGGGGAGTTCCTCGCCCGCGGGATCGCGAGGAACGGTCAGACAGGGGTGTTCGTCACTTTCGAGGAGCCACCGGAGGCGATCCGGCGCAACTTCACCTCGCTGGGCTTTCCGATCGAGCAGTGGGAAGCCGAGGGGAAGTGGGTGTTCGTCGACGCCGCCGAAAGCAAGGACGAGGAAGCCGCCGTCGTCGGAGCCTACGATTTCGGCGCGCTGACGTCCCGCATCGAGCACGCTGTCCGGCGGATCGACGCCTCCCGTGTGGTACTGGACTCGCTGGGGGCTGTGTTCGCCCGGTTCACCGACACCGGGATCGTCCGCCGGGAGAGCTACAGGGTCGCTTCCTCGCTGAACTCGCTAGGGGTCACCTCGATCATCACAGCCGAGCGGAACAGTGAGTACGACGGCGTATCCCGGTACAGAGTCGAGGAGTTCGTCGTCGACAACGTGATCGTCCTGCGCAACGTGCTGTTTCAGGAGCGTCGGCGCCGGACGGTCGAGATCGTCAAGCTCCGGGGTGCCCCGCACCGCACGGGGGAATGGCTGTTCACCATCGACCCGCGCGAAGGGTTCGTCGTCATCCCCCTCGCTTTCCTCGGTATGCCGTCCGCGCCGGCCTCCAGTACCCGCGTGTCCTCCGGCAATTCCGGACTGGATCGGATGTGCGGCGGCGGGTTCTACCGGGACGCTGTCGTGCTGCTGTCGGGGCCCTCCGGGTCCGGCAAGACGCTGACCAGTCTGAAGTTCCTGGAGGCCGGTGTCACAGCAGGGGAGCGCTGCTTGGGATTCACCTTCGACGAGACCCGCGAGCAGATGAGGCGCAACGCCTCCGGCTGGGGAATCGACCTGGAGGCCATGGAGAAACGCGGCCAGCTGGAGGTGGTGTGCGACTACCCGGAAGTGGCCTCCTTGGAGGACTACTTCATCCGGATCAGGCGGGCCGTGATGGATTTCCAGCCCGAGCGCCTGGTCATCGACACCCTGTCCGCACTGGAACGCATCGCTACACCGAGGGCGCTGCTGGACCTGGTGATCGCACTGGGCGCGGTCGTCCGCGAGCACCGCATCACCACGCTGTTCACCTCCGCGCCCGTCAGCCGCTTCACACCAGTGCAGACACCTTCGATCGCGCGCGAACTGGCCAGCCTCACCGACGTCACCATCGCACTGCGGTACTTCCAGGCGGCCGGGATGATCAAGCGCACCGTAGCCGTCGTGCAAAACCGCGGCTCTGCCCACGACGAGGCCGTGCGCCAGGTCACCATCGACTCCGGCGGCATGCATGTCGGCGCCCCGGTAACCACCCTCGATGAAATGGAAGCCGTCGGCTTGGACGCGCCACCGGGGCCGGGCGTCATCGGTGATGACATCTGA
- a CDS encoding SpoIIE family protein phosphatase encodes MTRDDPGAGARGLGGDLIDLVISASADGVIAVDGQGIVRLCNPAAMELFGRPAHDLLDAPFGFPIVAGQSTDVELTQPGGGVRVVEMRVSATTANGAALRVVSLRDVTSRWLAFQRLLLPTLPDLAPLQAAVVYRPAAEQLGGDWYDALPLPGGAVGAVIGDVAGHSLQAAAAMAQIRNMLRALLYEQPAAPGSVLATLDRTLHAINESPVTTACVACIEPGSDGWRLRWSSAGHLPPLLLTPVGAAEFLHTEPGLPLGVEPGRPRFASTRSLPEGATVVFFTDGLIERPGESLDVGLASLAAIAERSTHLPLDELCRTLADQHPGNGHDDIALLALRMPDAPHHDRATDRTRHPDGSSF; translated from the coding sequence ATGACGAGAGACGACCCCGGAGCCGGGGCCAGGGGGCTGGGAGGCGACCTCATCGACCTGGTCATCTCCGCGTCCGCTGACGGCGTCATCGCCGTGGACGGTCAGGGGATCGTCCGACTGTGCAACCCAGCCGCCATGGAGCTCTTCGGCCGCCCCGCCCATGATCTGCTGGACGCCCCGTTCGGCTTCCCGATCGTGGCCGGCCAGTCGACAGACGTGGAGCTGACGCAGCCCGGAGGCGGCGTAAGAGTTGTCGAGATGCGCGTCAGCGCGACCACCGCGAACGGTGCTGCGCTGCGTGTCGTATCCCTGCGGGACGTCACGTCCCGATGGCTCGCCTTCCAGCGGCTGCTGCTGCCGACGCTGCCGGACTTGGCGCCCCTCCAGGCGGCCGTCGTATACCGGCCCGCCGCCGAGCAGTTGGGCGGTGACTGGTACGACGCCCTGCCGCTGCCCGGCGGCGCCGTCGGTGCCGTCATCGGCGACGTCGCCGGGCACAGCCTGCAAGCCGCCGCCGCGATGGCCCAGATCCGCAACATGCTGCGCGCCTTGCTCTACGAACAGCCCGCCGCACCCGGCTCGGTGCTGGCCACACTCGACCGAACGCTGCACGCGATCAACGAGAGCCCCGTCACCACCGCATGCGTGGCCTGCATCGAGCCGGGCAGCGACGGCTGGCGCCTGCGGTGGAGCAGCGCAGGCCATCTCCCGCCTCTGCTGCTCACCCCCGTCGGCGCGGCCGAGTTCCTGCATACCGAGCCCGGCCTGCCGCTTGGCGTCGAGCCAGGCCGGCCCCGCTTCGCCAGCACCCGTTCCCTGCCCGAAGGCGCCACCGTGGTCTTCTTCACCGACGGGCTCATCGAACGGCCCGGCGAGTCCCTCGACGTGGGCCTGGCCTCCCTCGCCGCGATCGCCGAACGCAGCACCCACCTGCCGCTGGACGAACTGTGCCGGACCCTCGCCGACCAGCACCCCGGCAACGGCCACGACGACATCGCCCTCCTCGCCCTGCGCATGCCCGATGCGCCCCACCACGATCGCGCCACGGACCGAACTCGTCACCCCGATGGGTCGAGCTTCTGA